In a genomic window of Vigna angularis cultivar LongXiaoDou No.4 chromosome 6, ASM1680809v1, whole genome shotgun sequence:
- the LOC108342073 gene encoding receptor-like protein EIX2, with protein sequence MSSQLSIFLLWLLYATMFHRAASGTSFHLVCNEKDRSALQIFKLGVVNHSNKLPSWSSQQDCCSWKGVHCDNNTGRVTRLDLKQQYLEGEINLSLFQIQFLSYLDLSLNGFTSLSAPFDAHASFSNVQFLDLSFNDDLHVDNLLWLNQLSSLKYLNLSEINLQNESNWLQSMQLHPSLLELRLASCHLTNISPSIKFVNFSSLLSLDLSGNHFDSELPYWLFNLTTISNIDLSFNFLKGSLPKSLLSLGNLKSLRLHDNEINGSIPEWLGQHEHLQYLGLSDNMFVGSIPSSIGNLSSLVDLSISSSSLSGNLPTSLGQLFNLKSLFIGGESLSGVLHENHFSNLSNLEALVLNAPFSFDLASDWIPPFQLEGISLSNAKLGPKFPEWLYTQHSLVYLEVPNSSISSINGDQFWRFVANITQLNLSKNNISADLTNITLNSQLIFMDHNNFTGGLPHISANVIYLDLSRNSFYGPIAPLFCHKLGSQNNLDYLDISFNLLTGGVPDCWEYWKGLSFLFMESNMLTGELPPSIATFIDLIALDLHNNRLSGHFSLDLSNITNLEFINIKQNNFSGTVPTKMPRAMEVMLLGSNQFEGNIPTQLCNLSSLIQLDLFHNNLSGPIPPCISDIPSMGGAQRTSHYPFEFNLYNKGQELQYEDYGLLRTLDLSSNNLSGEIPSQVFSLVQLQSLNLSRNHFTGKISREIGSMKNLESLDLSSNELYGEIPGSISSISFLSFLNMSYNDFTGQIPVGTQLQSLNASSFAGNPGLCGAPLPINCTQGNGNVEVSMQYAGSNDDAFETESLYLGTGVGFAVGFWGLWGSLFLNRTWKRVYIRFLNYGAHKLHVFVAVKLKSLVAHH encoded by the coding sequence ATGTCCTCACaactttcaatttttcttctgTGGTTGCTATATGCAACTATGTTCCACAGAGCTGCCTCTGGAACCAGTTTTCATCTTGTTTGCAACGAAAAGGATCGATCCGCATTGCAGATATTCAAACTTGGTGTTGTGAATCATTCCAACAAGCTCCCTTCCTGGTCCTCTCAACAAGATTGCTGCTCGTGGAAGGGAGTTCACTGTGACAACAACACAGGAAGAGTTACAAGGCTTGATCTAAAGCAACAATACTTGGAAGGTGAAATCAACTTGTCTTtgtttcaaattcaatttttgaGCTACTTGGACTTGAGCTTGAATGGCTTTACTAGTTTAAGTGCACCATTTGATGCTCATGCTAGCTTCTCTAATGTCCAGTTTCTCGACTTATCCTTTAATGATGATCTTCATGTTGATAATCTCCTCTGGCTTAATCAACTTTCTTCCTTGAAATATCTCAACCTTAGTGAAATCAATCTTCAAAATGAGTCCAACTGGCTTCAGTCAATGCAATTGCATCCATCACTGTTAGAGCTAAGATTGGCAAGTTGTCATCTTACCAATATCAGTCCATCCATCAAGTTTGTCAATTTTTCCTCACTCTTATCTCTTGACCTCTCTGGGAATCATTTTGATTCAGAATTGCCCTACTGGCTTTTCAACCTCACCACCATCTCCAATATCGACCTCAGCTTCAATTTTCTAAAAGGTAGCCTACCAAAGAGCTTGTTGAGCCTTGGAAACCTTAAATCTTTAAGGTTGCACGACAATGAAATTAATGGATCGATCCCGGAGTGGCTAGGCCAACATGAACATTTGCAATATCTTGGTTTGTCTGATAACATGTTTGTTGGTTCAATCCCTTCATCAATTGGAAATCTCTCATCCTTAGTTGACTTGAGCATAAGCTCCAGTTCATTGAGTGGTAATCTTCCAACCAGCCTTGGACAGCTCTTTAATTTGAAAAGCTTGTTCATTGGTGGTGAATCCTTGTCAGGTGTTCTTCATGAAAACCATTTTTCCAATCTCTCTAATTTAGAAGCACTGGTGTTGAATGCTCCCTTTTCATTCGACTTGGCTTCTGACTGGATTCCTCCTTTCCAGTTGGAGGGCATTAGTTTGAGCAATGCAAAGTTAGGTCCTAAATTTCCAGAATGGCTTTACACACAACACTCACTAGTATATCTAGAGGTTCCTAATTCAAGTATCTCATCCATAAATGGTGACCAGTTTTGGAGGTTTGTGGCTAATATTACACAACTCAACCTCTCCAAGAACAACATCTCTGCAGACTTAACAAACATCACACTCAACTCACAGCTCATATTTATGGATCATAATAATTTCACTGGAGGGCTCCCACATATATCAGCAAATGTTATCTATTTGGACTTGTCCCGCAATTCTTTCTACGGACCAATTGCCCCTTTGTTCTGTCACAAGTTGGGCAGTCAAAACAATTTGGACTATTTGGACATATCATTCAACCTTTTAACCGGAGGAGTTCCTGATTGTTGGGAGTATTGGAAAGGTTTGTCTTTCCTTTTCATGGAGAGTAACATGCTAACAGGTGAACTCCCTCCATCAATAGCTACATTCATTGATCTCATAGCACTGGATTTGCACAACAACAGATTGTCTGGCCATTTTTCATTGGACCTATCGAACATAACAAATTTGGAATTCATCAATATCAAACAGAACAACTTTTCAGGGACTGTACCAACAAAGATGCCACGTGCTATGGAAGTGATGCTACTGGGATCTAACCAATTTGAAGGAAACATTCCAACCCAGCTATGCAATCTCTCTTCACTGATTCAGTTGGATCTTTTCCACAACAATCTCTCAGGACCTATTCCTCCATGCATCAGTGACATTCCTAGCATGGGGGGAGCACAAAGAACAAGTCATTACCCGTTTGAGTTCAATTTGTACAACAAAGGCCAGGAGCTACAGTATGAAGACTATGGATTACTCAGAACACTTGATCTTTCATCTAACAACTTGTCAGGAGAAATCCCTTCACAAGTTTTCAGTCTTGTTCAGTTACAGTCCTTGAACTTGTCCAGAAATCATTTCACAGGAAAGATATCAAGGGAGATTGGAAGCATGAAGAACTTGGAATCTCTTGATCTATCTAGCAACGAACTTTATGGAGAAATTCCTGGTTCCATTTCCTCTATATCTTTCTTGAGCTTCTTGAATATGTCATACAATGATTTCACTGGACAAATCCCAGTTGGGACTCAGCTTCAGAGCTTGAATGCTTCTAGCTTTGCTGGGAACCCTGGGCTTTGTGGAGCTCCTCTACCAATTAACTGCACACAAGGAAATGGTAACGTTGAAGTGTCAATGCAATATGCAGGAAGCAATGATGATGCCTTTGAAACCGAGTCACTCTACCTTGGGACAGGAGTTGGTTTTGCAGTGGGATTTTGGGGGCTTTGGGGTTCTCTATTCCTTAACAGGACATGGAAGCGTGTGTATATTCGGTTCCTTAATTATGGTGCACACAAACTTCATGTCTTTGTGGCTGTCAAGTTAAAATCTTTAGTGGCACATCACTAA